From the Hymenobacter yonginensis genome, one window contains:
- a CDS encoding polyamine aminopropyltransferase → MGNATAEAPGPVRRGTARQEAQSVLLLGSVFVIATCGLIYELIAGTLASYLLGDSVTQFSTIIGAYLFSMGVGSWLSRYLGGPLLKWFIQLEILVGLVGGFSAPLLFVLFEYVASFRLILYALVGLTGILVGLEIPLLMRILENRYEFKDLVSRVFTVDYIGALLASLIFPLVLVPQLGLMRTSLLFGTLNVVVAAVALYRFPETRPYRRGFAALMGVALLALAVTFAYAGRIQRYTETLAFQDQVIYAKSTQYQRIVLTKNQRELRLFLNGNLQFSSQDEYRYHEALVHPAMQALPKARRVLVLGGGDGLAVRELLKYPQLKIRLVDLDAGMTQLFKQNQLLTALNKRAFFSPRVEVINGDAYQWVRQDTTRYDCLIIDFPDPANYSIGKLYSAAFYQELHRLLAPGGKLVVQSTSPYVARQSFWCIAHTLQAAGFHTTPYHCYVPSFGEWGYVLAGENAHWRPDAGPLPRGLRYVTPVTIRQMLDFPPDMAEVPTDINQLNNQALVRYFEEDWGPYTH, encoded by the coding sequence ATGGGTAACGCCACCGCCGAAGCGCCCGGACCGGTGCGGCGCGGCACGGCGCGGCAGGAGGCGCAGTCGGTGCTGTTGCTGGGCTCGGTGTTCGTCATTGCCACCTGCGGGCTGATTTACGAGTTGATTGCGGGCACGCTGGCCTCGTACCTGCTCGGCGACTCGGTCACGCAGTTTTCCACCATCATCGGGGCCTACCTGTTTTCGATGGGCGTAGGCTCGTGGCTGTCGAGGTACCTGGGCGGGCCGCTGCTGAAGTGGTTTATCCAGCTGGAAATTCTGGTGGGGCTGGTGGGCGGCTTTTCGGCGCCGCTGCTGTTCGTGCTGTTCGAATACGTAGCCTCGTTCCGGCTGATTCTGTACGCGCTGGTGGGCCTCACGGGCATTCTGGTGGGGCTGGAAATTCCGCTGCTGATGCGGATTCTGGAAAACCGCTACGAGTTCAAGGACCTAGTGTCGCGCGTGTTCACCGTCGACTACATCGGGGCGCTGCTGGCCTCATTGATTTTCCCATTGGTGCTGGTGCCGCAGCTGGGGCTGATGCGCACGTCGCTGCTGTTTGGCACGCTGAACGTGGTGGTGGCGGCCGTGGCGCTGTACCGCTTCCCCGAAACCCGCCCCTACCGCCGCGGCTTCGCCGCCCTGATGGGCGTGGCGCTGCTGGCGCTGGCCGTCACGTTCGCCTACGCCGGCCGCATCCAGCGCTACACCGAAACCCTGGCCTTTCAGGACCAAGTGATTTACGCCAAAAGCACGCAGTATCAGCGCATCGTACTCACCAAAAACCAGCGCGAGCTGCGCCTGTTTCTGAACGGCAACCTGCAGTTCAGCTCCCAGGACGAGTACCGCTACCACGAGGCCCTGGTGCACCCCGCCATGCAAGCCCTGCCCAAGGCGCGCCGCGTGCTGGTGCTGGGCGGCGGCGACGGCCTGGCGGTGCGCGAGCTGCTCAAGTACCCGCAGCTGAAAATCCGCCTCGTGGACCTGGACGCGGGCATGACTCAGCTATTCAAGCAGAATCAGCTGCTGACGGCCCTGAACAAGCGCGCCTTTTTCAGCCCCCGGGTGGAAGTCATCAACGGCGACGCCTACCAGTGGGTGCGCCAGGACACCACCCGCTACGACTGCCTGATCATCGACTTCCCGGACCCGGCCAACTACTCCATCGGCAAGCTGTACTCGGCGGCGTTCTACCAGGAGTTGCACCGGCTGCTGGCGCCGGGCGGTAAGCTGGTGGTGCAAAGCACCTCGCCCTACGTGGCGCGGCAGTCTTTCTGGTGCATTGCGCACACGCTGCAGGCGGCCGGCTTCCACACCACGCCCTACCATTGCTACGTGCCTTCCTTTGGCGAATGGGGCTACGTACTGGCGGGCGAAAACGCCCACTGGCGCCCCGACGCCGGTCCGCTGCCGCGCGGCCTGCGCTACGTCACGCCCGTCACCATCCGCCAGATGCTGGACTTCCCACCCGACATGGCCGAAGTCCCCACCGATATCAATCAGCTCAACAACCAGGCCCTGGTCCGCTATTTTGAGGAAGACTGGGGGCCGTACACGCATTGA
- a CDS encoding DUF350 domain-containing protein has product MEYLNFKLIIASVIYSVLGILILVLSFVVIEKLSPRMLWKEIVEEHNTALAILGAAFMIAVALIISSAIHG; this is encoded by the coding sequence ATGGAATACCTCAACTTCAAGCTTATCATTGCCTCCGTCATCTATTCGGTGCTGGGCATTCTGATTCTGGTGCTGTCGTTCGTTGTCATCGAAAAACTCTCGCCCCGCATGCTCTGGAAGGAGATTGTGGAGGAGCACAACACGGCCCTGGCCATTCTGGGCGCGGCGTTTATGATTGCCGTGGCGTTGATTATCAGCTCGGCCATTCATGGGTAA
- a CDS encoding DUF4178 domain-containing protein has product MSETTTAPVAPAQLPCPRCQHSVPYFDQLNSAFFVCPECHTYFEADDRAAKPLILGKFQGDSTLPIMLPLGTVGTLRGQPYRVLGFQLRREKHAAYQWQEYMLRHEQTGAYCQLAVYEGHWLLLEPAGRDYRVIGHATGRGAYIDEVEDDYHIYNSYQPRVLYAAGEFDWDFRDDAHLTITEYIAPPRMLVREKEPGKGPAKWYKGEHLEPGEVATAFGVPRDSLPYRSGVGAVQPAPGQTTWPTLRTFSLLMMLLVVLTQLALLFIKPEKQLLREEFSTGRASPGGEVSPAASEAMAAGSNTVLVSKPFEVTGPAALQFELASTTLYNQWLEVPVTLVNERTGQSYEFTKNLEFYTGVEQGETWREGDTDQEATLAGIPSGRYHLTLYPVTENGMDLPLRLTASQHTPLQSNGILALLLLALYPAVQYWRRHSHDATRWQNSDYGPTDNS; this is encoded by the coding sequence ATGAGCGAAACCACTACCGCCCCTGTCGCGCCGGCCCAGCTGCCGTGCCCGCGCTGCCAGCACAGCGTGCCCTACTTCGACCAGCTCAACAGCGCCTTTTTCGTGTGCCCGGAGTGCCACACCTATTTCGAGGCCGACGACCGCGCCGCAAAACCTCTGATTCTGGGGAAGTTTCAAGGCGACTCCACGCTGCCCATTATGCTGCCACTGGGCACGGTAGGCACCTTGCGGGGCCAGCCCTACCGGGTGCTGGGCTTCCAACTGCGCCGCGAAAAACACGCCGCCTACCAGTGGCAGGAGTATATGCTGCGCCACGAGCAAACGGGCGCTTACTGCCAGCTGGCCGTGTACGAGGGTCACTGGCTGCTGCTGGAGCCCGCCGGCCGCGACTACCGGGTCATCGGCCACGCTACCGGCCGCGGCGCGTACATTGATGAGGTGGAGGACGACTACCACATCTACAACAGCTATCAGCCGAGAGTATTGTACGCGGCCGGTGAGTTCGACTGGGACTTTCGCGACGATGCGCATCTGACCATCACCGAATACATTGCGCCGCCTCGGATGCTGGTACGGGAGAAAGAACCTGGCAAAGGCCCGGCAAAATGGTACAAGGGCGAACATCTGGAACCCGGCGAAGTAGCCACGGCTTTCGGCGTGCCGCGCGACTCATTGCCGTACCGCAGTGGCGTGGGCGCTGTGCAACCCGCGCCGGGCCAGACTACCTGGCCGACGCTGCGCACTTTCAGCTTGCTGATGATGCTGCTGGTGGTACTTACGCAGCTGGCGCTGCTGTTCATCAAACCCGAAAAGCAGCTGCTGCGCGAGGAGTTTTCCACGGGCCGGGCGTCGCCAGGCGGCGAGGTGAGCCCGGCGGCCTCCGAGGCCATGGCCGCGGGCAGCAACACGGTGTTGGTGTCGAAGCCGTTTGAGGTGACGGGGCCGGCGGCGCTGCAGTTCGAGCTGGCCTCCACAACGCTCTACAACCAGTGGCTGGAAGTGCCCGTGACGCTGGTAAACGAGCGCACCGGCCAGAGCTACGAATTCACCAAAAACCTGGAGTTCTACACCGGCGTGGAGCAAGGCGAAACCTGGCGCGAAGGCGACACCGACCAGGAAGCCACGCTGGCGGGCATCCCGTCGGGCCGCTACCACCTCACGCTCTACCCCGTCACGGAAAACGGCATGGATTTGCCGCTGCGCCTCACGGCCAGCCAGCACACACCGCTGCAATCCAACGGGATACTGGCGCTGCTGCTGCTGGCGCTGTACCCGGCCGTGCAGTACTGGCGGCGCCACTCCCACGACGCCACCCGCTGGCAAAACAGCGACTACGGCCCCACCGACAACTCCTAA
- a CDS encoding S-adenosylmethionine decarboxylase family protein: protein MSDYSPGLHVLATFAAAAGPLTDMDACRRFFEAQVAALGLQEVGAAYHRFPNSSFTAVLALTESHLSIHTWPEHGRATFDVFLSNYQRDNADRARQLYAATLSFFEGTELTKTEVRR from the coding sequence ATGTCTGACTATTCCCCGGGCCTGCACGTGCTGGCCACCTTTGCGGCCGCCGCCGGCCCTCTCACCGATATGGACGCCTGCCGCCGCTTCTTCGAGGCGCAGGTGGCGGCGCTGGGCTTGCAGGAGGTGGGCGCCGCCTACCACCGGTTCCCGAATAGCTCGTTTACGGCCGTGCTGGCCCTCACCGAGTCGCACCTGAGCATCCACACCTGGCCCGAGCACGGCCGCGCCACCTTCGACGTGTTTCTAAGCAACTACCAGCGCGACAACGCCGACCGCGCCCGGCAGCTATACGCCGCCACACTCTCGTTCTTCGAGGGCACCGAACTCACCAAAACGGAAGTGCGCCGATGA
- the aspA gene encoding aspartate ammonia-lyase: protein MQQNFRLEHDFLGEREIPATAYYGIQTLRALENFYITGIPLKVEPLFVQALAFVKKAAALTNRDLGVLPAPIADAIAQACDRVATGEFDGEFLTDMIQGGAGTSVNMNANEVIANVALEIMGHEKGQYEFCHPNNHVNCSQSTNDAYPTAFRIALSNKLVGYSAVLGELAEAFAAKGTEFRDILKMGRTQLQDAVPMSMGDEFRAFATNLREELLRIEDSRRLISEINMGATAIGTRVNAPEGYAELVTEHLRTITGLDLSLAGDLIEATYDTGAYVQLSGVLKRTAVKLSKICNDLRLLSSGPRCGINEINLPALQPGSSIMPGKVNPVVPEVVNQTAFYVIGADLTVTMAAEAGQLQLNVMEPVISFALFTSISYMTNACRTLREKCVVGITANKEHAESLVRNSIGIVTQLNPVLGYEASAEIAKEALKTGKSVYDIAVTERQLLTQEKWDEIFTFENLIRPGFIR, encoded by the coding sequence ATGCAGCAGAACTTCCGGCTTGAGCACGACTTTCTGGGCGAGCGTGAAATTCCCGCCACCGCCTACTACGGCATCCAGACGCTGCGGGCCCTCGAAAACTTCTACATCACGGGCATTCCGCTGAAAGTGGAGCCGCTGTTTGTGCAGGCGCTGGCCTTCGTGAAAAAAGCCGCCGCTCTCACCAACCGCGACTTGGGCGTGCTGCCCGCGCCCATTGCTGACGCCATTGCCCAGGCCTGCGACCGGGTAGCCACCGGCGAGTTCGACGGCGAGTTCCTGACTGACATGATTCAGGGCGGGGCCGGCACTTCCGTGAACATGAACGCCAACGAGGTGATTGCCAACGTGGCGCTGGAAATCATGGGCCACGAGAAAGGCCAGTACGAGTTCTGCCACCCCAACAACCACGTCAACTGCTCGCAAAGCACCAACGACGCCTACCCCACGGCCTTTCGTATTGCGCTCAGCAACAAGCTGGTGGGCTACAGCGCCGTGCTCGGGGAGCTGGCCGAAGCCTTTGCCGCCAAAGGCACCGAGTTCCGCGACATCCTCAAAATGGGCCGCACCCAACTCCAAGACGCCGTGCCGATGAGCATGGGCGACGAGTTCCGGGCCTTCGCCACCAACCTGCGCGAGGAGCTGCTGCGCATCGAAGACTCGCGCCGCCTGATTTCGGAAATCAACATGGGCGCCACCGCCATCGGCACCCGCGTGAATGCCCCGGAAGGCTACGCCGAGCTGGTGACGGAGCACCTGCGCACCATCACCGGCCTCGACCTGAGCCTGGCCGGCGACTTGATTGAAGCCACCTACGATACCGGCGCCTACGTGCAGCTCTCGGGCGTGCTGAAGCGCACGGCCGTGAAGCTGAGCAAGATCTGCAACGATTTGCGCCTGCTGTCCTCGGGCCCGCGCTGCGGCATCAACGAAATCAATTTGCCGGCGCTGCAGCCCGGCTCCAGCATCATGCCCGGCAAAGTGAACCCCGTGGTGCCCGAGGTGGTGAACCAGACGGCGTTCTACGTCATCGGGGCCGACCTCACGGTGACCATGGCCGCCGAGGCCGGCCAGCTGCAACTCAACGTCATGGAGCCGGTTATCAGCTTCGCGCTCTTCACCAGCATCAGCTACATGACCAACGCCTGCCGCACCCTGCGCGAGAAGTGCGTGGTGGGCATCACGGCCAACAAGGAGCACGCCGAAAGCCTCGTGCGCAACAGCATCGGCATCGTCACGCAGCTCAACCCCGTGCTGGGCTACGAGGCTTCGGCCGAAATTGCCAAAGAGGCCCTCAAAACCGGCAAATCCGTCTACGATATTGCCGTTACGGAGCGCCAGCTGCTCACGCAGGAGAAGTGGGACGAAATCTTCACCTTCGAAAACCTGATCCGGCCGGGCTTCATTCGCTAG